From the genome of Prevotella herbatica, one region includes:
- a CDS encoding zinc ribbon domain-containing protein: MAKKDPTDLSVEEKLKTLYQLQTTLSSIDDKKALRGELPLEVQDLEDEIEGLNIRIEKIQNEISEFQNAVTQKKHDITDAQISVDRYKTQLEDVKNNREYDTLTKEIEFQTLEIELCTKKIKEAAIKIEECNQDLAKAQETMADRQADHDEKRNELDEIMQETREEEEKLKEKAKELETKIEPRLLTSFKRIRKNARNGLGIVYVQRDACGGCFNKIPPQRQLDIKIHKKIIVCEYCGRIMIDPELAGVKTDKPADEKPKRAKRTIRKTTKKVEEEKTEEEA, encoded by the coding sequence ATGGCAAAGAAAGATCCTACAGACTTGTCAGTTGAAGAGAAGTTGAAAACTCTTTATCAACTGCAAACTACATTGAGTAGCATTGATGACAAAAAGGCTCTTCGCGGTGAACTTCCACTTGAGGTTCAAGACTTGGAGGATGAAATCGAAGGTCTGAATATCCGTATCGAGAAAATCCAGAATGAGATTTCAGAGTTCCAGAATGCAGTAACTCAGAAGAAGCACGATATTACTGATGCTCAGATTAGTGTTGATCGTTACAAGACCCAGCTTGAGGATGTTAAGAATAATCGTGAATATGATACTCTTACAAAGGAAATAGAGTTCCAGACTTTGGAAATCGAACTTTGTACAAAGAAGATCAAAGAAGCTGCGATTAAGATTGAAGAATGCAATCAAGATCTGGCAAAGGCTCAGGAAACAATGGCTGACCGTCAGGCTGATCATGATGAAAAGAGAAATGAACTTGACGAGATCATGCAGGAAACTCGTGAGGAAGAGGAAAAGCTGAAGGAAAAGGCTAAGGAATTAGAAACAAAGATTGAGCCTCGTTTGCTTACAAGTTTCAAGCGTATTCGCAAGAATGCCCGTAACGGTTTGGGTATCGTTTACGTTCAGCGTGATGCTTGTGGTGGTTGTTTCAACAAGATTCCACCTCAGCGCCAACTAGATATCAAGATTCACAAAAAGATTATCGTTTGTGAGTATTGCGGTAGAATCATGATTGATCCAGAACTTGCTGGTGTAAAGACTGACAAGCCTGCTGATGAGAAGCCAAAGCGCGCTAAACGCACAATTCGTAAGACTACTAAGAAGGTAGAAGAAGAAAAAACAGAAGAAGAAGCATAA
- a CDS encoding four helix bundle protein — MVVERVKSFPRFYRYTIGEMMVNINLDMLSLIYRANSSYNKRPIITQLEDRYRMLVMLFRLSVE, encoded by the coding sequence ATGGTAGTAGAGAGAGTTAAATCATTCCCACGTTTCTATCGTTACACAATAGGCGAAATGATGGTGAATATCAATTTGGATATGTTGTCATTGATATACAGAGCAAACAGCAGTTACAATAAACGGCCTATAATAACACAACTTGAAGACCGATATCGCATGTTGGTAATGCTGTTCAGGTTAAGTGTAGAGTAG
- a CDS encoding DUF4906 domain-containing protein → MNRYHTIYSLSVPAFLLSLCLILASCAGEEFSSTSQNSGDTTTVKLTFCISDGNQTRAITSANENIVSDITVMIFDASGSLIGSTYQPSVAAGSVSVPVTTRSASNCKIYAIANTGSSSYFAGVNTIDKLNAMYTTIGSPADLENNGSTAGSTGAMMIGHIDVPTIDPGTNQFAIPLYHQCGKVSFTITPVSGVTITGYQLCNVPLSSYITGSHVPASTSNVAGPPAGASSYGNFTAVSGLSQTTSLSKTYYVYENLCGSNSSVTDEKSRNSVNAPTSSSASASYLLVYAKSNSWTSTYRIYLGGVTNSSPTTTDLTNFNVYRNLNYQCGITLGTGGGSGDARVTYKATIVSGRNNMYLGDAPIGNYLYSDGTNGTTFQAGKTVGIIYSSEITQAQYDAGCRHGRVLALKNANGGNICLWSSVNNSPYTDHTSTGHLYATNFKTCFDDVSSGYDVLNYNPSYVNTSSNYAWYYCYTYNDGTVRTKTSPFINTGWYLLSAGELWDIIENLGTWSASQLTIIKGLRTSTLSIDNYLIAGLSGTYFDNLNTKLLNSGGDRIIPQSGAYYFWSASETDANDPVHVNFSSSFIHLHYGISKTSSYGSYVRAVLAY, encoded by the coding sequence ATGAACAGATATCACACTATATATTCCCTTTCAGTCCCAGCATTTCTACTGTCCCTATGTCTAATTCTTGCATCCTGTGCAGGCGAGGAATTCTCCTCGACTTCACAGAATAGCGGAGACACAACAACAGTGAAGCTGACTTTCTGCATCAGTGACGGCAACCAGACACGTGCCATTACTTCAGCCAATGAGAATATCGTGAGCGATATCACTGTAATGATCTTCGATGCAAGTGGTTCTCTGATTGGCAGCACGTATCAGCCTTCAGTGGCAGCAGGTTCAGTTTCAGTCCCTGTAACCACACGTTCAGCCAGCAACTGTAAAATCTACGCCATCGCCAATACAGGCTCATCAAGCTATTTTGCAGGTGTGAATACAATAGATAAGCTGAATGCAATGTACACAACGATAGGCAGCCCTGCAGATTTAGAGAACAACGGTAGTACAGCTGGTAGTACAGGGGCAATGATGATAGGTCATATTGATGTACCGACAATAGATCCTGGCACCAATCAGTTTGCCATCCCTCTATATCATCAGTGCGGTAAGGTGAGCTTCACGATAACTCCTGTAAGCGGCGTGACGATCACGGGCTATCAGCTCTGCAACGTTCCCCTTAGCAGCTATATCACAGGCAGTCATGTTCCTGCATCAACCTCTAATGTTGCTGGTCCTCCAGCAGGAGCAAGCAGCTATGGTAACTTTACCGCCGTGAGCGGTTTGAGCCAGACGACATCCTTGTCCAAGACTTATTATGTATATGAGAATCTGTGCGGCAGCAACAGTAGTGTCACAGACGAGAAATCCAGAAACAGTGTCAATGCCCCCACATCATCATCAGCAAGCGCCAGCTACCTGTTGGTGTATGCCAAAAGCAACAGCTGGACGTCAACATACCGTATATACTTAGGTGGTGTAACAAATTCTTCACCCACAACGACAGACCTTACAAACTTTAATGTATACCGCAACCTTAATTATCAGTGCGGTATCACACTTGGCACAGGAGGTGGCAGTGGAGATGCCAGAGTTACCTACAAGGCAACAATTGTTAGTGGCAGAAATAATATGTATCTTGGTGATGCTCCTATAGGGAACTACCTTTACAGTGATGGTACAAATGGAACAACATTTCAGGCTGGTAAAACAGTTGGTATAATCTATTCGAGCGAGATTACCCAGGCGCAATATGATGCAGGTTGCCGTCATGGCAGGGTATTGGCTTTGAAGAATGCCAATGGCGGAAATATTTGCCTTTGGTCAAGTGTAAACAATTCACCATATACCGATCATACAAGTACCGGTCATCTTTATGCTACAAACTTTAAGACATGCTTTGATGATGTTAGTAGTGGTTATGATGTTTTAAACTATAATCCATCATATGTAAATACAAGTAGCAATTATGCATGGTATTATTGCTATACATATAATGATGGAACTGTTAGAACTAAGACATCACCATTTATAAATACAGGATGGTATCTTCTTAGTGCAGGTGAATTGTGGGATATAATTGAAAATCTTGGTACATGGAGTGCAAGTCAATTAACAATAATAAAAGGTCTTAGAACAAGTACATTGAGTATTGATAATTATCTAATAGCAGGTTTGTCAGGTACGTATTTTGATAATTTGAATACGAAACTGTTAAATTCTGGTGGAGATCGAATTATTCCTCAATCTGGTGCCTATTATTTTTGGTCTGCTTCGGAAACAGATGCTAATGATCCAGTGCACGTAAATTTTAGTAGTTCATTTATTCATTTGCACTATGGAATTAGTAAAACTAGTAGTTATGGCAGTTATGTTCGGGCTGTCCTAGCATATTAA